The genomic region AGGGGCGATAAGGTCCTCCCCTCATCGCCCCTCAGGATGACGAATTCGGCCCCCGAGGCATGTCATCGGGCATAGGTATAGGCACTCAAAAAATGGCAGGAATCGAAACCGGAACTCTTCACTAAAACGGTCTATGATCTCTCGGGACATGACACTTACAGATTATTTTCCTTTACAAGAAAATAATCTGCGAAAGGCGCTTATCCCGTTCATCGGGGTTAGTTGAAGGGGCGGGAAATAAAATAAAGGCCAAGGATGCAGATCAGGACCCCGGCCCCCCGCCTGAACCACTGTCCTCCCCGATGGAATGTTTTATTGTCCAGGATTTTTTTGATGGCCGCGGTGGAGCTGCCGGCAATGGCAATGGGCAGGCAGTGACCTGTGGCAAACAGGGTGATCAGCAGCAGGCCGGTAACAATTTTTCCCTGTACCGTTATGATGGCGAGCAGGGGGGCAATGAAGCCAAAGGTGCAGGAGCCGGATAGGATGCCGTAGGCCAGGCCGAGGAGAAAGGCGCCGCCTGCCCCGGTGATCCGCAGTCGCGCAAGGTATTTATTGCCTGGGAGTGAACATTTGCTCACTCCCAGCATGTCGAAGGCGACCCAGATCAGCAGCAACCCCACGGGAATAGTCCAGTAAGGCCCCACGTCCCCCAGCATCCGGCCAAGAACGGCGCAGAGCGCGCCGACCAGAGCGATGGTGAGAAAAAGCCCCAGGCTGAAGAGGACGGCGTACAGCGCCGCCTTTCTGCCTTCCAGGAGCCTTTGCTGGCCGCCGACATAGGCAATGATCAGCGGAATCGAGGCCAGATGGCAGGGGCTGAACAGGACGCACGCCATCCCCCAGAGAAAACTTCCCAGCAGGGCCAGGCCAAGGGAGCCGGCCATCCAGTGGTTGATGGTAAGAAATGCCTGGTCAAGCATGATGTTATTCCTTGAGTATTATCTCAAGTTGATTGATAATCTCCTGTTTTTCCATAAAACCGGTATGACGAAAGACCTCCCTGCCCTTTTTGTCAAAAAAGATCTGGGTCGGGATGGCGCGTATGCCAAAGCGCTTGCCCTCATCTTTATTCTGCCAGACATCAATAAAGATAATCTCCGCTCTTCCCCGGTATTCCTTTTTCAGTTCCTCCAGAATCGGGGCCATCATCCGGCAGGGAATGCAGGATGTCGCGCCCAGATCCACCATGGTGACCATGCCGGGAACCGGCGCCTGGACTGC from Deltaproteobacteria bacterium harbors:
- a CDS encoding thioredoxin family protein: MKTLTLIRFVFLLTTMVVLHTSTAMAAVQAPVPGMVTMVDLGATSCIPCRMMAPILEELKKEYRGRAEIIFIDVWQNKDEGKRFGIRAIPTQIFFDKKGREVFRHTGFMEKQEIINQLEIILKE
- a CDS encoding cytochrome C biosynthesis protein; translated protein: MLDQAFLTINHWMAGSLGLALLGSFLWGMACVLFSPCHLASIPLIIAYVGGQQRLLEGRKAALYAVLFSLGLFLTIALVGALCAVLGRMLGDVGPYWTIPVGLLLIWVAFDMLGVSKCSLPGNKYLARLRITGAGGAFLLGLAYGILSGSCTFGFIAPLLAIITVQGKIVTGLLLITLFATGHCLPIAIAGSSTAAIKKILDNKTFHRGGQWFRRGAGVLICILGLYFISRPFN